One region of Streptomyces capillispiralis genomic DNA includes:
- a CDS encoding molybdopterin oxidoreductase family protein: MQNTVTPTHCPYCALQCGMNLTPAPDGTVEVSERADFPVNRGALCGKGRTAPAVLSSGVRLTSPLVRSEGGSLVPASWEEALGRIAEGLGGTRARFGADAVGVFGGGGLTNEKAYSLGKFARVVLGTSQIDYNGRFCMSSAAAAGGRAFGLDRGLPFPLEDIPRTGCVILVGSNPAETMPPSLRYFTELRENGGTLIVVDPRRTKTAEQADLHLAPRPGTDLALALGLLHLVVAEGRTDEAYIQERTTGWEETRAAAMAHWPEYVERITGVSVPQLREAVRMFCAPEAAMVLTARGPEQQAKGTDTVGAWINLCLATGRAGRPLSGYGCLTGQGNGQGGREHGQKADQLPGYRKLTDPAARAHVAGVWGVDPDSLPGPGRSAYELLDALGTDIRALLLMGSNPVVSAPRAAHVEERIRSLDFLAVCDVVLSETAALADVVLPVTQWAEETGTTTNLEGRVLLRRRAISPPDGVRSDLEVMHELAARLGGGRGLEKKFPTDPEEVFEELRRASAGGPADYSGISYRRLAEENGVFWPCPAPGTGTGTGARVGAVETGTGAGEGTGTPRGETGAGASHGAGVHPGTPRLFLDRFATEDGRARFVPVSHRAIAEEPDEEYPVLLTTGRVVAQYQSGAQTRRVAELNAAAPGPFVELHPRLAERLGVAEGDPVAVVSRRGRAVAPGRITTAIRPDTVFMPFHWAGEGRANTLTNPALDPTSRMPEFKACAVRVEAVRP; this comes from the coding sequence ATGCAGAACACCGTGACGCCCACGCACTGCCCCTACTGCGCCCTGCAGTGCGGGATGAATCTGACGCCCGCCCCGGACGGGACCGTCGAGGTGAGCGAGCGCGCGGACTTCCCGGTGAACCGGGGCGCGCTGTGCGGGAAGGGGCGTACGGCGCCCGCCGTGCTGTCGTCGGGCGTCCGGCTGACCTCGCCGTTGGTGCGGTCCGAGGGGGGCTCGCTGGTGCCGGCGTCCTGGGAGGAGGCGCTGGGCCGGATCGCCGAGGGGCTGGGGGGCACGCGCGCGCGGTTCGGGGCGGACGCGGTCGGCGTGTTCGGCGGGGGCGGGCTGACCAACGAGAAGGCGTACTCGCTGGGGAAGTTCGCGCGGGTGGTGCTGGGCACCTCCCAGATCGACTACAACGGGCGCTTCTGCATGTCGTCGGCGGCAGCGGCGGGGGGCAGGGCGTTCGGGCTGGACCGGGGGCTGCCGTTCCCGCTGGAGGACATCCCGAGGACCGGCTGCGTGATCCTCGTCGGGTCGAACCCGGCGGAGACCATGCCGCCGTCGCTGCGCTACTTCACCGAGCTGCGCGAGAACGGCGGCACGCTGATCGTCGTCGACCCGCGCCGCACGAAGACCGCCGAGCAGGCCGATCTGCACCTGGCGCCGCGCCCCGGCACCGATCTCGCGCTGGCGCTGGGGCTGCTGCACCTGGTCGTCGCCGAGGGCCGCACCGACGAGGCGTACATCCAGGAGCGCACCACCGGCTGGGAGGAGACCCGGGCGGCCGCGATGGCGCACTGGCCGGAGTACGTGGAGCGGATCACGGGGGTGTCCGTCCCGCAGCTGCGCGAGGCGGTCCGGATGTTCTGCGCGCCGGAGGCCGCGATGGTGCTGACCGCGCGCGGACCGGAGCAGCAGGCGAAGGGCACCGACACGGTGGGCGCGTGGATCAACCTGTGCCTGGCGACGGGCCGGGCGGGCCGTCCGCTGTCCGGGTACGGCTGCCTGACCGGGCAGGGCAACGGGCAGGGCGGGCGCGAACACGGCCAGAAGGCCGACCAGTTGCCCGGCTACCGCAAGCTCACCGACCCGGCGGCCCGCGCGCACGTGGCCGGGGTGTGGGGCGTGGACCCCGACAGCCTGCCCGGACCGGGGCGCAGCGCCTACGAGCTGCTGGACGCGCTCGGCACGGACATCCGCGCGCTGCTGCTGATGGGGTCCAACCCGGTCGTCTCGGCGCCGCGCGCCGCGCACGTCGAGGAGCGGATCCGCTCGCTGGACTTCCTGGCGGTGTGCGACGTGGTGCTGTCGGAGACGGCCGCGCTCGCCGACGTGGTGCTGCCGGTGACGCAGTGGGCGGAGGAGACGGGCACGACCACCAACCTGGAGGGGCGGGTGCTGCTGCGGCGCCGCGCGATCAGCCCGCCGGACGGGGTCCGCAGCGACCTGGAGGTCATGCACGAACTGGCGGCGCGGCTGGGCGGCGGGCGGGGGCTGGAGAAGAAGTTCCCGACCGACCCCGAGGAGGTCTTCGAGGAACTGCGCCGGGCCAGCGCGGGCGGTCCGGCGGACTACTCCGGGATCAGCTACCGCAGGCTGGCGGAGGAGAACGGCGTGTTCTGGCCGTGCCCGGCGCCGGGGACGGGGACGGGCACGGGGGCCCGGGTCGGGGCTGTGGAGACGGGAACGGGGGCCGGGGAGGGCACCGGAACACCGCGGGGGGAAACCGGCGCGGGCGCCTCCCACGGTGCCGGTGTGCACCCCGGTACCCCCCGGCTCTTCCTCGACCGGTTCGCCACCGAGGACGGGCGGGCCCGGTTCGTGCCGGTGTCGCACCGCGCGATCGCCGAGGAGCCCGACGAGGAGTACCCGGTGCTGCTGACCACCGGGCGGGTCGTGGCGCAGTACCAGTCCGGCGCCCAGACCCGGCGCGTGGCGGAGCTGAACGCCGCCGCCCCGGGCCCGTTCGTGGAGCTGCACCCCCGGCTCGCGGAGCGGCTCGGCGTGGCCGAGGGCGACCCGGTGGCGGTGGTCTCGCGCCGGGGCCGGGCGGTGGCGCCGGGGCGGATCACCACCGCGATCCGCCCCGACACGGTGTTCATGCCGTTCCACTGGGCCGGCGAGGGCCGCGCCAACACCCTCACCAATCCCGCCCTCGACCCGACCTCCCGCATGCCGGAGTTCAAGGCGTGCGCGGTGCGGGTGGAGGCGGTGCGGCCGTAG
- a CDS encoding SMP-30/gluconolactonase/LRE family protein produces MTPQQSRPSRRALLGGAAVAAFAVAAGSGTARAAHRAHPWPTEFPLPDGWLPEGITIGSAPYAYMGSRANGAIHRTDLRTGRGAVLHGGAPGLAAIGLKLGDDGLLYVAGGAGGTARLVDARTGELRTTYELTAPTGHFVNDVVLLRDRAWFTDSRDAVLYGVPRGRGGTVRALPLTGDWEQLPDVNNANGIVSTPDGREVIVVKSTPGELYRVCPRTGRATRIALSGAESVVNGDGLVRVGRTLYVVQNRLNVVTVFDLDAGATTATLRRSITDPRFDVPATAARFRDRLYLVNARFTSPQTPQTTFTAVAVPL; encoded by the coding sequence ATGACCCCCCAGCAGTCCCGACCCTCCCGGCGCGCCCTGCTCGGCGGTGCCGCCGTCGCCGCGTTCGCGGTGGCGGCCGGCTCCGGCACCGCGCGGGCCGCCCACCGCGCGCACCCCTGGCCGACCGAGTTCCCGCTGCCCGACGGCTGGCTGCCCGAGGGCATCACCATCGGCAGCGCGCCGTACGCCTACATGGGCTCCCGCGCCAACGGCGCGATCCACCGCACCGACCTGCGCACCGGCCGGGGCGCCGTCCTGCACGGGGGCGCCCCCGGCCTGGCGGCCATCGGCCTCAAGCTGGGCGACGACGGCCTGCTGTACGTCGCCGGCGGCGCGGGCGGCACCGCCCGCCTCGTGGACGCCCGCACCGGCGAGCTGCGCACGACGTACGAACTCACCGCGCCCACCGGCCACTTCGTCAACGACGTCGTGCTCCTCCGGGACCGCGCCTGGTTCACCGACTCCCGCGACGCGGTCCTGTACGGCGTTCCGCGCGGCCGGGGCGGCACCGTCCGCGCGCTGCCGCTCACCGGCGACTGGGAGCAGCTGCCGGACGTCAACAACGCCAACGGCATCGTGAGCACGCCCGACGGCCGCGAGGTGATCGTGGTCAAGAGCACCCCGGGCGAGCTGTACCGGGTGTGCCCGCGCACCGGGCGCGCCACCCGCATCGCCCTGTCCGGGGCGGAGAGCGTGGTCAACGGCGACGGCCTGGTCCGTGTCGGCCGCACCCTGTACGTCGTGCAGAACCGGCTGAACGTGGTCACCGTGTTCGACCTGGACGCCGGGGCCACGACGGCGACCCTGCGCCGCTCGATCACCGACCCGCGCTTCGACGTGCCCGCCACCGCCGCCCGCTTCCGCGACCGCCTCTACCTGGTCAACGCGCGCTTCACCAGCCCGCAGACCCCGCAGACGACGTTCACGGCGGTGGCCGTGCCCCTGTAG
- a CDS encoding NAD(P)/FAD-dependent oxidoreductase: MTSNERVVVIGSGLAGVRLARRLGELGTPVTLIGEEEHRPYNRVLLAEVLAGRYSPEVIALPAPAELTRARVTGIDRAGRTVACADGSVIAYDRLVLATGSNPVLPPLRGLFTEDHELPEGVHAFRTMDDCLGLAKAVRPGVRAVVIGGGLLGVSAARALAVRGAQVVLAQQSERLMERQLDPAASALVGRHLADLGVEVHTECRVRDVRCVGGAVRSVELADGYALDADLVVLACGVHPRAGLAKAAGLEVRKGIVVDDELRTSDPYVHAVGDCVQHAGTVYGLAAPALEQADALAALLAGDTAARYTGTRSLTRLTLTGPDSPFDLAAFGETDALPGDDVVQLTDATRGTYRKVVVRDDRLVGGVLVGELGTVGALARAWEGAEPLPSGGGPLLHLLTNDGGS, encoded by the coding sequence ATGACCTCGAATGAGCGTGTGGTGGTGATCGGCTCCGGCCTCGCGGGCGTACGACTCGCCCGCCGGCTCGGCGAGCTCGGCACGCCCGTGACGCTGATCGGCGAGGAGGAGCACCGGCCCTACAACCGGGTGCTGCTCGCCGAGGTGCTGGCCGGGCGCTACAGCCCCGAGGTGATCGCCCTCCCGGCGCCCGCGGAGCTGACCCGGGCCCGGGTCACCGGCATCGACCGCGCCGGGCGGACCGTCGCCTGCGCGGACGGTTCCGTGATCGCATACGACAGGCTCGTCCTGGCCACCGGCTCCAACCCCGTCCTGCCGCCGCTGCGCGGCCTGTTCACCGAGGACCACGAACTGCCCGAGGGCGTGCACGCGTTCCGCACCATGGACGACTGCCTGGGCCTGGCCAAGGCGGTACGGCCGGGGGTGCGGGCGGTGGTGATCGGCGGCGGGCTGCTCGGCGTCTCGGCGGCCCGCGCGCTCGCCGTGCGCGGCGCGCAGGTCGTCCTCGCCCAGCAGTCCGAGCGGCTGATGGAGCGGCAGCTCGACCCGGCCGCGTCCGCGCTGGTCGGGCGGCACCTGGCCGACCTCGGCGTGGAGGTGCACACGGAGTGCCGGGTGCGGGACGTGCGCTGCGTCGGCGGCGCCGTCCGCTCGGTGGAGCTGGCCGACGGCTACGCCCTCGACGCCGACCTCGTGGTGCTGGCCTGCGGGGTGCACCCGAGGGCCGGTCTCGCCAAGGCGGCCGGGCTGGAGGTCCGCAAGGGCATCGTCGTCGACGACGAGCTGCGCACCTCCGACCCGTACGTCCACGCCGTCGGCGACTGCGTCCAGCACGCCGGCACCGTGTACGGGCTGGCCGCCCCGGCGCTGGAGCAGGCCGACGCGCTCGCCGCGCTGCTCGCCGGGGACACCGCCGCCCGCTACACCGGCACCCGCTCCCTGACCCGGCTCACGCTCACCGGCCCCGACAGCCCCTTCGACCTCGCCGCGTTCGGCGAGACCGACGCGCTGCCGGGCGACGACGTCGTGCAGCTCACCGACGCCACCCGGGGCACCTACCGCAAGGTCGTCGTCCGTGACGACCGCCTGGTCGGCGGGGTCCTCGTCGGCGAACTGGGCACCGTCGGCGCGCTCGCGCGCGCCTGGGAGGGAGCAGAGCCGCTCCCCTCCGGCGGCGGGCCCCTGCTCCACCTGCTCACCAACGATGGAGGCTCCTGA
- a CDS encoding class F sortase, translating to MRRRFRRTGGPGNAVIASVTVVALCCGMWLLRDGTGAHSPPQPSAAQAHTGAGGHGAGRSAAAALTPSAPDRVRIPAIDVDAPLIGLGLTGTGSLDVPPPGRENLAGWYEAGTTPGETGTAIIAGHVDNADGPAVFYSLGALRKGSTIEVDRRDGGVAEFTVHAVEVYDAREFPDAKVYGAADRPELRVITCGGDYSPTTGYRGNVVVYAHLTGSH from the coding sequence ATGCGCCGCAGGTTCCGCCGGACCGGGGGTCCGGGCAACGCCGTCATAGCCTCCGTCACCGTGGTCGCCCTGTGCTGCGGGATGTGGCTGCTGCGCGACGGGACCGGGGCGCACTCCCCGCCGCAGCCCTCCGCCGCCCAGGCGCACACCGGGGCCGGCGGCCACGGCGCGGGCCGGTCCGCGGCGGCCGCGCTGACGCCCTCCGCGCCCGACCGGGTCCGCATCCCCGCGATCGACGTGGACGCGCCCCTGATCGGCCTGGGCCTGACGGGCACCGGCAGCCTCGACGTCCCGCCCCCCGGCCGCGAGAACCTCGCCGGCTGGTACGAGGCGGGCACCACCCCGGGCGAGACCGGCACCGCGATCATCGCGGGCCACGTCGACAACGCCGACGGTCCGGCCGTCTTCTACTCCCTCGGCGCGCTGCGCAAGGGCAGCACCATCGAGGTGGACCGGCGGGACGGCGGCGTCGCCGAGTTCACCGTGCACGCCGTCGAGGTGTACGACGCGCGGGAGTTCCCCGACGCGAAGGTCTACGGCGCGGCGGACCGCCCCGAGCTGCGGGTCATCACCTGCGGCGGCGACTACTCACCGACGACCGGCTACCGGGGGAACGTCGTCGTGTACGCCCATCTGACGGGCAGCCACTGA
- a CDS encoding M4 family metallopeptidase yields the protein MSRIRHARGSRLVTAGVTVTSAALLAAALSPTSAGAADRPTRATAVDNAASVLADRAAALGLTAGQETKVRDVVVDEDGSQHVRYDRTYRELPVLGGDFVLHLAPDGSYRGASRATRAALALPTVTPALAAPKAADLAANALRAAHLGEPLKGLTAKPQLVVDALHGAPRLAWRTDAVAQDSAGNPVARTLLTDARTGARIDAWDSLESATGDGESLYGGTVPLETTPTSSGFELKDPTRGGTYTGDAGNGTDLCVLVVCLDRAPATPFTDADNHWGTGDTADRATVAVDAQYGTDVTWDYYEDVHGRRGIAGDGKGSYNRVHYGNDYNNAFWDDRCFCMTYGDGDGELMGPLVSLDVAGHEMTHGVTSKTAALTYSGESGGLNEATSDIFGTLVEFHANNPEDAGDWLIGEEIVRDGFGKDALRYMDEPSRDGKSADCWDASVKDLDVHYSSGVANHFAYLLAEGSGARTVNGVAHSSPTCDGSTVTGIGRAALGRIWYRALTVYMTSSTDYAAARTATLKAAADLYGEGGTEHAAVAAAWSAVNVG from the coding sequence TTGAGCCGGATACGGCATGCCCGAGGTTCCCGACTCGTCACCGCCGGCGTCACCGTCACCAGTGCCGCCCTGCTGGCCGCCGCACTCTCCCCCACCAGCGCCGGCGCGGCCGACCGCCCCACCCGGGCCACCGCCGTCGACAACGCCGCCTCGGTCCTCGCGGACCGCGCCGCCGCGCTGGGGCTCACCGCGGGCCAGGAGACGAAGGTCCGGGACGTCGTCGTCGACGAGGACGGCTCCCAGCACGTCCGCTACGACCGCACCTACCGCGAACTGCCGGTCCTCGGCGGTGACTTCGTGCTCCACCTGGCCCCTGACGGCAGCTACCGCGGCGCCTCGCGCGCGACCCGCGCCGCCCTCGCCCTCCCGACCGTCACCCCGGCGCTCGCCGCCCCGAAGGCCGCCGACCTCGCGGCGAACGCCCTGCGCGCCGCCCACCTCGGCGAGCCCCTCAAGGGCCTCACCGCCAAGCCGCAGTTGGTGGTCGACGCCCTGCACGGCGCCCCGAGGCTGGCCTGGCGCACCGACGCGGTCGCCCAGGACTCCGCGGGCAACCCGGTCGCCCGCACCCTGCTCACCGACGCGCGCACCGGCGCCCGCATCGACGCCTGGGACAGCCTGGAGAGCGCCACCGGCGACGGCGAGTCCCTGTACGGCGGCACGGTCCCGCTGGAGACGACGCCCACGTCCTCCGGATTCGAGCTGAAGGACCCCACCCGCGGCGGCACCTACACCGGCGACGCGGGCAACGGGACCGACCTGTGCGTCCTGGTCGTCTGCCTCGACCGCGCCCCGGCCACCCCCTTCACCGACGCCGACAACCACTGGGGCACCGGCGACACCGCCGACCGCGCCACGGTCGCCGTGGACGCGCAGTACGGCACCGACGTCACCTGGGACTACTACGAGGACGTCCACGGCCGCCGCGGCATCGCGGGCGACGGCAAGGGCTCGTACAACCGCGTGCACTACGGCAACGACTACAACAACGCCTTCTGGGACGACCGCTGCTTCTGCATGACGTACGGCGACGGGGACGGCGAGCTGATGGGGCCGCTGGTGTCGCTGGACGTGGCCGGGCACGAGATGACCCACGGCGTGACGTCCAAGACGGCGGCCCTGACCTACTCGGGCGAGTCCGGCGGCCTGAACGAGGCCACCTCCGACATCTTCGGCACCCTGGTGGAGTTCCACGCGAACAACCCCGAGGACGCCGGGGACTGGCTGATCGGCGAGGAGATCGTCCGGGACGGCTTCGGCAAGGACGCCCTGCGCTACATGGACGAGCCGTCCAGGGACGGCAAGTCCGCGGACTGCTGGGACGCCTCGGTCAAGGACCTCGACGTCCACTACTCCTCCGGCGTCGCCAACCACTTCGCGTACCTGCTCGCCGAGGGCAGCGGCGCCAGGACCGTCAACGGCGTCGCCCACTCCTCGCCCACCTGCGACGGCTCCACGGTGACCGGCATCGGCCGCGCCGCCCTGGGCAGGATCTGGTACCGCGCCCTGACGGTCTACATGACCTCCTCGACCGACTACGCGGCCGCCCGCACGGCGACCCTGAAGGCGGCCGCGGACCTCTACGGCGAGGGCGGCACCGAGCACGCCGCGGTCGCCGCGGCCTGGAGCGCGGTGAACGTGGGCTGA
- the nirD gene encoding nitrite reductase small subunit NirD — protein MTLAPETTDLKVRLRLAEDWFTVCDLSALLPGRGVAALLPDGRQAAVFADRTGRLYAIDNRDPFTGAAVLSRGLTGTHGDRPFVASPLLKQRFDLESGACLDDETVRVTAYEVRAA, from the coding sequence ATGACCCTGGCACCCGAGACCACCGATCTGAAGGTGCGGCTCCGCCTGGCGGAGGACTGGTTCACGGTCTGCGACCTGAGCGCGCTGCTCCCCGGCCGGGGCGTGGCCGCGCTGCTCCCCGACGGCCGGCAGGCCGCCGTCTTCGCCGACCGCACCGGCCGCCTCTACGCCATCGACAACCGGGACCCCTTCACCGGCGCCGCGGTCCTCTCCCGCGGCCTGACCGGCACCCACGGAGACCGCCCGTTCGTCGCCTCCCCGCTCCTGAAGCAGCGCTTCGACCTGGAGTCGGGCGCGTGCCTGGACGACGAGACGGTCCGGGTGACGGCGTACGAGGTGAGGGCGGCCTGA
- a CDS encoding sulfite exporter TauE/SafE family protein, whose translation MPDISLTMVVLLCLAALAAGWIDAVVGGGGLLLLPVLLLGLPAGTPAAHALGTNKAVAIVGTTGAAVTYARKAPVDVRTAVRIGLAALAGSSAGAFFAAGMSTEVLKPVIMVVLLAVAAFVILRPAFGTAPATGPATPRRILAAIGLAGLGIGFYDGLIGPGTGTFLVLALTAVLHLDLVTASATAKIVNCCTNAGALATFAWQGAVLWQLAAVMAVFNLAGGTLGARTALKKGSGFVRIVLLTVVFALVANLAYEQWLA comes from the coding sequence ATGCCCGACATCTCCCTGACCATGGTCGTCCTGCTCTGCCTGGCCGCCCTCGCCGCGGGCTGGATCGACGCCGTGGTCGGCGGGGGCGGGCTGCTGCTCCTGCCGGTCCTGCTGCTCGGCCTGCCCGCCGGGACGCCGGCCGCGCACGCCCTGGGCACCAACAAGGCGGTGGCGATCGTGGGCACCACGGGCGCCGCGGTCACCTACGCCCGCAAGGCACCGGTCGACGTGAGGACCGCCGTGCGCATCGGACTGGCCGCCCTCGCCGGTTCGTCGGCCGGGGCGTTCTTCGCGGCCGGGATGAGCACCGAGGTCCTCAAGCCGGTCATCATGGTGGTGCTGCTCGCCGTCGCGGCCTTCGTCATCCTGCGCCCCGCCTTCGGCACGGCCCCCGCCACCGGCCCGGCGACCCCGCGCCGGATCCTCGCGGCGATCGGCCTGGCCGGGCTCGGCATCGGCTTCTACGACGGTCTGATCGGCCCCGGCACCGGCACGTTCCTGGTGCTGGCGCTCACCGCCGTGCTGCACCTGGACCTGGTCACCGCCTCCGCCACCGCCAAGATCGTCAACTGCTGCACCAACGCCGGCGCGCTCGCCACCTTCGCCTGGCAGGGCGCGGTGCTGTGGCAGCTGGCCGCCGTGATGGCCGTGTTCAACCTGGCGGGCGGCACCCTCGGCGCCCGCACGGCGCTGAAGAAGGGCAGCGGGTTCGTCCGGATCGTCCTGCTGACGGTCGTCTTCGCCCTGGTGGCGAACCTGGCGTACGAGCAGTGGCTCGCCTGA
- a CDS encoding gamma-glutamylcyclotransferase family protein, with protein sequence MILPFFVYGTLRPGERNHDRFLRGRTLREEPGRLRDAVLYEGPGYPYAVEETGSVVGGELVTALPEAYAGLLAELDRLEEYVPGDPRNLYERVAGEVVRDADGTAVRAWVYLAAPSVAGRLRARGRRIAGGRWRGGGR encoded by the coding sequence GTGATCCTCCCCTTCTTCGTCTACGGCACCCTCCGCCCCGGCGAGCGCAACCACGACCGCTTCCTGCGCGGCCGCACCCTGCGCGAGGAACCGGGGCGGCTGCGGGACGCGGTGCTCTACGAGGGGCCGGGATACCCGTACGCCGTCGAGGAGACGGGTTCGGTGGTGGGCGGGGAGCTGGTGACCGCCCTGCCGGAGGCGTACGCGGGGCTGCTCGCCGAACTGGACCGGCTGGAGGAGTACGTCCCGGGCGATCCGCGCAACCTCTACGAGCGAGTGGCCGGGGAGGTCGTCCGGGACGCCGACGGCACGGCGGTGCGGGCGTGGGTGTACCTCGCCGCGCCCTCCGTCGCCGGGCGGCTGCGGGCGCGGGGCAGGCGGATCGCGGGCGGGCGGTGGCGGGGCGGCGGGCGGTGA
- the nirB gene encoding nitrite reductase large subunit NirB → MTATPGASPTIVLVGHGMVGQRFLEALAERGLTATHRVVVLCEEPRPAYDRVALTSYFSGKTPEDLSMTDPAFLAEHGIELHVGDPAEAVDRAARTVTARSGLVVGYDVLVLATGSFPFVPPVPNKDAEGCFVYRTIEDLLAIEEYAKTSTTGAVVGGGLLGLEAAGALKGLGLTSHIVEFAPRLMPVQVDEGGGAALLRTIEEMGLSVHTGVGTQEIVVGEDGAVTGMRLSDGSELATDLVVFSAGVRPRDQLARDCGLTVGERGGIAVDEQCRTVADPHVFAIGECALAADGRVYGLVAPGYEQAETAAATIAADEASFTGADLSTKLKLLGVDVASFGDAHGTAEDCLDVVYSDSRAGLYKKLVIGRDGTLLGGILVGDAEAYGTLKAFTGSVPPVSPESLVLPAGAGAPAQLGPAALPDDAIICSCNNVTKGTIRGAVTEHRCTTVPEVKKCTKAGTTCGSCVKVLGQLVNAELEASGVEVDKGLCGCFAQTREQLYEIVLALRITSYRELLDRYGREGARGGEGCEVCKPTVGSIIASLAPTIGAATHVLDGEQAALQDTNDHFLANLQKNGSYSVVPRIPGGEIAPEKLIVIGEIARDFGLYTKITGGQRIDMFGARVEQLPVIWARLVDAGFESGHAYGKSLRTVKSCVGQTWCRYGVQDSVRMAIDLELRYRGLRSPHKLKSAVSGCQRECAEAQSKDFGVIATAGGWNLYVGGNGGATPRHADLLAQDLSDAELIRLIDRFLMFYIRTADRLERTSVWLDRIPGGLDHVRDVVVHDALGICDELEALMAAHVSHYRDEWAETINDPEKLARFVSFVNAPDTPDPVVAFVPERDQIKPDLPLLNIGLRPADDLLEGSATR, encoded by the coding sequence ATGACCGCCACCCCGGGGGCATCCCCCACGATCGTGCTCGTCGGCCACGGCATGGTCGGCCAGCGCTTCCTGGAGGCACTCGCCGAGCGCGGCCTGACCGCCACCCACCGCGTGGTCGTGCTGTGCGAGGAGCCGCGTCCGGCGTACGACCGCGTGGCGCTCACCTCGTACTTCTCGGGGAAGACCCCCGAGGACCTGTCCATGACGGACCCGGCGTTCCTCGCGGAGCACGGCATCGAGCTGCACGTCGGCGACCCGGCGGAAGCGGTCGACCGCGCGGCGCGGACGGTGACGGCCCGGTCCGGTCTCGTCGTCGGCTACGACGTCCTGGTCCTGGCCACCGGCTCCTTCCCGTTCGTGCCGCCCGTGCCGAACAAGGACGCCGAGGGCTGTTTCGTCTACCGCACGATCGAGGACCTGCTCGCGATCGAGGAGTACGCGAAGACGTCGACGACCGGTGCCGTGGTCGGCGGCGGCCTGCTCGGCCTGGAGGCGGCGGGCGCGCTCAAGGGCCTCGGACTCACCTCCCACATCGTGGAGTTCGCGCCCCGGCTGATGCCCGTCCAGGTCGACGAGGGCGGCGGCGCCGCGCTGCTGCGCACCATCGAGGAGATGGGCCTGTCCGTCCACACCGGCGTCGGCACGCAGGAGATCGTGGTCGGCGAGGACGGCGCGGTCACCGGGATGAGGCTGTCCGACGGTTCCGAACTCGCCACCGACCTGGTGGTGTTCTCCGCCGGGGTCCGCCCCCGCGACCAGCTCGCCCGCGACTGCGGTCTGACGGTCGGCGAGCGCGGCGGCATCGCGGTCGACGAGCAGTGCCGCACCGTCGCCGACCCGCACGTCTTCGCGATCGGCGAGTGCGCGCTGGCCGCCGACGGCCGGGTGTACGGCCTGGTCGCCCCCGGGTACGAGCAGGCCGAGACGGCCGCCGCGACGATCGCCGCCGACGAGGCGTCCTTCACCGGCGCGGACCTGTCCACCAAGCTGAAGCTGCTCGGCGTGGACGTGGCCTCCTTCGGCGACGCGCACGGCACGGCCGAGGACTGCCTGGACGTCGTCTACTCCGACTCGCGCGCCGGCCTCTACAAGAAGCTGGTCATCGGCCGCGACGGCACCCTGCTCGGCGGCATCCTGGTGGGCGACGCGGAGGCGTACGGCACGCTGAAGGCGTTCACCGGCTCGGTCCCGCCGGTCTCCCCCGAGTCGCTGGTGCTGCCGGCCGGCGCCGGGGCGCCCGCGCAGCTCGGCCCGGCCGCGCTGCCGGACGACGCGATCATCTGCTCCTGCAACAACGTCACCAAGGGCACGATCCGCGGCGCCGTCACCGAGCACCGGTGCACCACCGTGCCCGAGGTGAAGAAGTGCACCAAGGCCGGTACCACGTGCGGCAGTTGCGTCAAGGTACTCGGCCAGCTGGTCAACGCCGAGCTGGAGGCGAGCGGCGTCGAGGTCGACAAGGGCCTGTGCGGCTGCTTCGCCCAAACCCGCGAGCAGCTGTACGAGATCGTCCTCGCCCTGCGCATCACCTCCTACCGGGAGCTACTGGACCGGTACGGCCGTGAGGGCGCCCGGGGCGGCGAGGGCTGCGAGGTGTGCAAGCCGACGGTCGGCTCGATCATCGCCTCCCTCGCCCCGACGATCGGCGCCGCCACCCACGTCCTGGACGGCGAGCAGGCGGCGCTCCAGGACACCAACGACCACTTCCTGGCCAACCTGCAGAAGAACGGCTCGTACTCGGTCGTGCCCCGCATCCCCGGCGGCGAGATCGCCCCGGAGAAGCTGATCGTGATCGGCGAGATCGCCCGCGACTTCGGCCTCTACACGAAGATCACCGGCGGTCAGCGCATCGACATGTTCGGCGCGCGGGTCGAGCAACTGCCCGTCATCTGGGCCCGCCTGGTCGACGCCGGCTTCGAGTCCGGCCACGCCTACGGCAAGTCGCTGCGCACGGTGAAGTCCTGCGTGGGACAGACCTGGTGCCGGTACGGCGTGCAGGACTCCGTGCGCATGGCGATCGACCTGGAGCTGCGCTACCGGGGGCTCAGGTCGCCGCACAAGCTGAAGTCGGCGGTCTCCGGCTGCCAGCGCGAGTGCGCCGAGGCCCAGTCGAAGGACTTCGGCGTCATCGCCACCGCGGGCGGCTGGAACCTGTACGTCGGCGGCAACGGCGGCGCCACCCCGCGCCACGCCGACCTGCTCGCGCAGGACCTCTCCGACGCCGAGCTGATCCGCCTGATCGACCGGTTCCTGATGTTCTACATCCGCACCGCCGACCGGCTGGAGCGCACCAGCGTGTGGCTGGACCGGATCCCCGGCGGCCTGGACCACGTCCGGGACGTGGTCGTCCACGACGCGCTCGGGATCTGCGACGAGCTGGAGGCGCTGATGGCCGCCCATGTCTCCCACTACCGCGACGAGTGGGCCGAGACCATCAACGACCCGGAGAAGCTCGCCCGGTTCGTGTCCTTCGTGAACGCGCCCGACACCCCCGACCCGGTGGTCGCCTTCGTCCCCGAGCGCGACCAGATCAAGCCCGACCTGCCGCTGCTGAACATCGGCCTGCGCCCCGCCGACGACCTCCTGGAAGGAAGCGCCACGCGATGA